In Romeriopsis navalis LEGE 11480, the genomic stretch TACAGGGGCGGGAGGCGGTGACACAGGTGCCACCACAGGAGCGGGCGGCGCGTTAACCGGGGCAGGCGGCGGTGTCGCGGGTGCCACCACAGGAGCGGGCGGCGGACTGGCAGGAACAGGAATTACCGGCGGTGTCGGCTGCTGCACAGCCGTTTGAGCTGCGGCGGCTGGTGGTCGTACAACGGGGGTCACTGTCACCGGCTCACCCGGTGTAATCGCGGATGGCAACAAACCCATCAAAGTAATTTCTAACCACAAACGTGGCTGCGTCGAATTCTTCAACTGCACCTCAGCCTGTCGTAAATGCTGCTGCCCAGCAAGAAGTCCACGCCCCGAAATTGTCTTCGCAAACGCGACCATCTGCTCCCATGTGGATGCCGTCACAGCGACCAAATCATTTCGACCTGCCGCTGTCTTCGCAATTAGCAAATCACGGTAGAAACTAGCCAGATTCTGCAACACAATCAGCGGTTCTCGGCCCCGATCCATTAAGCGGCGGGTGCAATCGATCGCCGCTTCCGCATCATCCGAGAAAATTGCCTGCACTAACGCCAAGAGATCCCGCTCTGGCACCGCCCCGACTAAATCCCAAACCTTATCAACCGTCACACCATCCGCCAGCAAACTCAACTGGTCCAGCAAACTCTCCGCATCCCGCAGTCCCCCCTGAGAAATCTGGCCAATTAACTGGACGGCATCCGGGGCAATTTCAATCGCCTCTGCCTTCGCAATCTCCCCTAAATGCGCCACCATCGCATCCAAGGGAATCCGCCGAAAATCAAACCGCTGACAGCGTGAAATAATCGTGGGCAGCACCCTTTGCGGATCAGTTGTCGCCAAGACAAACACCACTCGATCGGGCGGTTCTTCCAAGGTCTTTAGCAGCGAATTGAACGCCGCGTTACTCAGCATATGGCACTCATCCACCACATAGACTTTGTAGCGACATTGCACCGGGGCAAACTGCGCCCGCTCAATTAATTCGCGAATATTATCGACACCCGTATTACTCGCTGCATCGATTTCGATGACATCCAGGGCATTTCCCTGGGTGATCGACCGACAGGTCTCACATTCTCCACAAGGCTCCGCCGTTGGTTCTTCGACAGCAATGCAATTCAGTGACTTCGCAAAGATCCGCGCACTCGACGTTTTTCCCGTACCCCTTGCGCCCGTGAAAAGATAGGCCGGGGCAATCCGTTTTTGAGCTAAGGCGTTACTCAACGTTGTCGCGATCGCTTCTTGGCCCACCAACTGGGCAAAGGTTTGGGGACGATATTTATGATGCAGAGGAACGTAGGACATAAGCGATCGCCACTAAACCAGCTAACAAGGGCAGAAGCTGCAAGACGGGATCTATTCTCGCTCACGATCGTGCTTAACGGGACAGGGATTTGGTAATTTTGCTCTAATCACCAAATGCCATCTCCCAACACGAAGACCATCGGTTGGGTGCAACAACGTGAAACCCAAAAATCATGAACATCTATTCCCAGCCCATGACCCCAACAAAAAACTTGATTCGCACGGGTTACGCTGACGCTGATGATCGCAAAGTGACTGGGTTGATGGGCATCTGTCGAGCGGCATCAGCCAAATCGAGTGTTTAGGCAAAAACTACCCGCAAGCCTGAGCGATCAAAGGCTCACAACAGCGATCGAGTAAACCATCGACTCCATCGGCAATCCAGATCTTCGTGCCCAACGTCTTTTCCAACTCATCGACCCGCATATCGTCGAGGAAGACTGGCTCGCCATGCTTTAGCATCACTGACGGCAATAGAATCCCATCGCCGAGATCTTGCCCTTGCAGCGCCGCCTGAATATCTTGCCCGGTCAGCAGCCCCGTCACAGTCATGGTCTGCCCCCAGTAGTCACTATTCAGCGCCACCATCCGCACATTCAAGCCTGCAACCTGATTTAATCGAGCGACGATCGGCGCAAAGGCCAACTCAACCGCATTCCCCACAATCCAGACAAAGCGACGAGGCGATACCGACTCAGGCAACTTCCGTTCAGCGGCAATCCCAAACTGCTTAATAAACTGGCGAATCGAACCGACGCCATTGCCGATCTGGGGATAGTCTTCATAGTGACTCTCCGGCGGCACTTCCCAGCCGGCCAACAAGAACCATTCATCGGCCAACCAAGCAAAGGTCGAACCAAATTTCTGCTGGAACTGCGCCTGCAAGCCCT encodes the following:
- a CDS encoding DNA polymerase III subunit gamma/tau; its protein translation is MSYVPLHHKYRPQTFAQLVGQEAIATTLSNALAQKRIAPAYLFTGARGTGKTSSARIFAKSLNCIAVEEPTAEPCGECETCRSITQGNALDVIEIDAASNTGVDNIRELIERAQFAPVQCRYKVYVVDECHMLSNAAFNSLLKTLEEPPDRVVFVLATTDPQRVLPTIISRCQRFDFRRIPLDAMVAHLGEIAKAEAIEIAPDAVQLIGQISQGGLRDAESLLDQLSLLADGVTVDKVWDLVGAVPERDLLALVQAIFSDDAEAAIDCTRRLMDRGREPLIVLQNLASFYRDLLIAKTAAGRNDLVAVTASTWEQMVAFAKTISGRGLLAGQQHLRQAEVQLKNSTQPRLWLEITLMGLLPSAITPGEPVTVTPVVRPPAAAAQTAVQQPTPPVIPVPASPPPAPVVAPATPPPAPVNAPPAPVVAPVSPPPAPVEAAAAPAAAPGEMSEAELAATWQLILSNLGLASTKGIISPNCFLMGVNGSTVKIGVKGKQVVPLIKKQIDKLSKACAKTLDVKSIKLNLVVTENKPPQPGTV